The Candidatus Angelobacter sp. DNA window ACTTTTGCATCACGTTGCGTGTCGGACGCCCGGCGTTTTTTCAATTGTTTGGTCTGCGATTCGTATCGCGGCAGGTGACAACGCCCGAAGTTTACTCAAAAAGCGGAGCGCTGTCAAAAGGACCGTTTGAGGTTTTGGTCCGACGAACGTTGTCCAGCATCCGGACGCGCATTCCAAAAGCGATACACTTTCCACTCCGTGGTAGAGCCTGCTGAATTGACTTGTGAATCGTCCTGAGGGCGCGCATGATGTCGTTTGTGAGTCCGGCACGGGTTATCAACCGATTTTGACTATGGCCAATTCCACGGGAACCGCGAATCCGAGCAAGCCGCTTCAGAATCTGGACGAATGGGAGGATTTTCTCAAAGAGCGTTACCCGGAGCAGGCCGCGACTCGGGCCACGGCAACTGGCGCCGGGAAGGACAAGGCGGAATTCAGAAACTACGAGGCGGACGCCCGTCCCACCGTGCGCGAATTCTATCGGCTCAACCACCGTCATCAGACCTATGATTTTGTTCAGGCGAAGCGCAGGGAGTTTTTGGGACTGAACCGCCTGAAGATGAGCATTTGGGAGGCGGCCGAGTATCTGAATCAACTCGTGGACGACAGCGATCCAGACACCGATATGTCACAGTTGGAGCACTTGCTCCAGACGGCCGAGCAGCTCCGGCGCGATGGCCGTCCGCGGTGGATGATTCTCACCGGTTTCGTGCATGACCTCGGCAAGATTCTGTGCCTGTGGGGCGAGCCCCAATGGGCCGTGGTTGGCGACACGTTTCCCACAGGTTGCGCATATTCCCAGAAAATCGTCTTTCCACAGCTCTTTGCCGACAATCCCGATAGCCGGAATCCACGCTTCCAGACGACGAACGGCGCTTACTCGGAAGGTTGTGGACTGGATCAGGTGTTCCTTTCGTGGGGTCACGACGAATACATCTACCACGTCTGCAAAGACCATCTTCCCGAAGAGGGGCTTTACATGCTGCGCTATCATTCGTTCTATCCGTGGCACCGCGAAAACGAATACGGCCATCTCTGCGACGACCGGGACCGGGAAATGCTAAAATGGGTGCAGGCGTTTAATCCTTACGATCTTTACACCAAGAGCCATGAACGCCCCAACGTGAAGGAACTGCGCCCATTCTACGAGGATCTGATCGCTGAATATTTCCCGGCAAAACTGAACTGGTAGGCCTCTGAAAAATGACACGCAAAGGGCAGTGAAATTTCGCTTCCCACACGCTAACACGCCGATAAAACAATCGCCGCCGTGAAAAGGACAAAACTTCCACTCACCTGGTTCACACCCTTGGCCATCCTGATCTCCGCATGGTTCGCTGCAACGATGCTTGCGGATGACACAAAAACCGACTCCGCGGCGCCCAAGCCTGCGGAAAGCACCCCGCCGGACGCAAAGAAGGAAAAAAGCGCGGACGCGAAAGACCAGACCGCCGAACCGGCCAAGGAGGATCCGAAGGCAAAGCTGCTGGCGCTCTATAAGAAGAAGGAGTCCATCACGAATACGATCGGTATGGTGATGGTCTGGGTGCCGAACGGCTATCGGGTGAGCCGCTACGAAGTGACTCAGAGCGATTTTGAACAAGTCATGAAGACGAACCCC harbors:
- a CDS encoding inositol oxygenase family protein: MANSTGTANPSKPLQNLDEWEDFLKERYPEQAATRATATGAGKDKAEFRNYEADARPTVREFYRLNHRHQTYDFVQAKRREFLGLNRLKMSIWEAAEYLNQLVDDSDPDTDMSQLEHLLQTAEQLRRDGRPRWMILTGFVHDLGKILCLWGEPQWAVVGDTFPTGCAYSQKIVFPQLFADNPDSRNPRFQTTNGAYSEGCGLDQVFLSWGHDEYIYHVCKDHLPEEGLYMLRYHSFYPWHRENEYGHLCDDRDREMLKWVQAFNPYDLYTKSHERPNVKELRPFYEDLIAEYFPAKLNW